CCCCAGATAGGCTTGCCGGACCCGGGCGTCGGCAAGCACACGGTCCGGGAGTCCTTCGGCGATCTTGCGGCCGAAATCCAGCACGCACAGGCGGTTGCACACGCCCGCGATCAGGGCCATCTTGTGCTCGATCACCACGCAGGTCCGGCCCGGGGCCACGACTTCACGGATGAGCCGCGCCATGTCCGCGGTCTCGGCCGGGGTCATGCCGCCCGCGGGCTCGTCGAGCAGCACCAGCCTCGCGTCGACGGTCAGCGCGCGCGCCACCTCCAGTCGCCGCCGCGCCGGCAAGGGCAGGTGCCTGGCCAGCACTTCCCGGTCTCCCAGGAGGCCCACCTGCTCCAGCGCTTCGTCGACTCTCCGCGCGTCCCTGCCCCCTGCCGCCGGCCGGCCGCGGAGCAGGCCGAGCAGACCGCCGGAGGTCCGGCTGTGCTGCGCGGCCCACACGTTGTGGAAGACGGTCATGGTGGGAAACAGCCGGACGTTCTGGAAAGTGCGCGCGATGCCCAGGCGCGCGATACGGTGCCCGGCCCATCCCGTGATGTCCTTGCCCTGGAAGGTGACGCTTCCCGCCGTCGGCGGGTACACGCCGGTCACGATGTTTAGCAGCGTGGTCTTGCCGGAGCCGTTGGGCCCGACAATGCCCAGGACGTCTCCGGTCTCCACCCCGAGGTCGATCCCGGCGAGGGCGGCCAAGGCGCCGAAACGTTTCTCAATGCCGCCGAGCGCCAGCATGGCTTCGTCCCCGGAACAGCGCCTTCAACCGGTGCACCCGTTCCTCGTCGAGGATTCCCCGCGGCATGAAGATCAGCAATACCGCTACCAGACCGCCGAACACCATCATCCGGTAACCCTGGATGAATCGCACGGCTTCCAGAAAACCGATGTCGAGGGCCACGCCGATGAATGGGCCGAACGCCGTGCCCAGGCCGCCGATCAGACCGTAGGCGAGGGCATGCACGCCAAGCATCACGTTGAAGAACTGCGGTTCCACGTAGGTGGTGAAGTGGGCGTAGAGGGCGCCGCCGATGCCGGCGATCACACCGGCCAGGCCCGCCGCCAGGATGCGGTAGCGGACGGTGTCCAGGCCCTGCATCTCCGCCAGCAGGTCATCCGAGCCGAGCATTCTGAAAACGGAACCCAGACGGGAGCGCTCGATGAGCAGCAGCACGATCAGCACCAGCGCCAGCAGGCCGTAGATCAGCAGCATGAAGTGGGCCAGGCTCAGGTCGCGCTCGAACATCCAGCGGATGCCGTGGAACCCCTCGGCG
The window above is part of the Deltaproteobacteria bacterium genome. Proteins encoded here:
- a CDS encoding branched-chain amino acid ABC transporter permease, which produces MDDYVITVLSNIGMISFIALSAYLLLVTGEVSFGQQAYFGMGAYAAGAVTTMLLLPIWVGILVGACVAGATAMVVGALTLRLSGLYFSISTLAFAEMVRLILLIVHFQVEVEGELVGPAGAEGFHGIRWMFERDLSLAHFMLLIYGLLALVLIVLLLIERSRLGSVFRMLGSDDLLAEMQGLDTVRYRILAAGLAGVIAGIGGALYAHFTTYVEPQFFNVMLGVHALAYGLIGGLGTAFGPFIGVALDIGFLEAVRFIQGYRMMVFGGLVAVLLIFMPRGILDEERVHRLKALFRGRSHAGARRH
- a CDS encoding ABC transporter ATP-binding protein; the encoded protein is MLALGGIEKRFGALAALAGIDLGVETGDVLGIVGPNGSGKTTLLNIVTGVYPPTAGSVTFQGKDITGWAGHRIARLGIARTFQNVRLFPTMTVFHNVWAAQHSRTSGGLLGLLRGRPAAGGRDARRVDEALEQVGLLGDREVLARHLPLPARRRLEVARALTVDARLVLLDEPAGGMTPAETADMARLIREVVAPGRTCVVIEHKMALIAGVCNRLCVLDFGRKIAEGLPDRVLADARVRQAYLG